The DNA segment CCGAGAGCCAGCCCGGCGAGGGTGGCGAAACCGAGCCGGCGTACACGCTCGTCGTCGCCGACGCCGAAACCGGAGAGACGCTACTCGAGGCCCCGGTCGAAGACGGTGACACCGTTACGCTCGCGTACACCCACAGCGTCGAGAAAACGCCGGTCGAAGACGTCTACGTCGTCGATGGGACGACACTGCAGATGACTGAGATGCGATTTCGATCACACGGGGCCGGACTGCCGAGCGACGAGTCCGTCGAGCGAGACGGCGAGTGGTTCGTCGTCGACCGCAACGACCGCTACGAAACGGTTCGCGTCGCACCCGGAGCGATTGCTGGTCACGAGCTGGTTCTCGAGTCAGACCAACACGGTGACGAGCAAGATGACGGAAAGCGCTACGATCTGGTCGAACACTCGGACGGACAGGTGACGCTGACGGTTCGAGCGAACGCACAGACCGACTCGACCTCGAGCGAGTCCACCGACGGCGAAAAGACAGGATAAGGGTGCACATATGAGCGTAGATACTGGCGGCACCGACGAGTTATCGGAGGCCGAGCAAGAACAGATTTTACAGGAGGTCGAACGACGGCGGACGCTTACCGGACGGCTGGCGATGCTCGTCGCGCTCATCGGGATCTCGTTTTCGGCGTTTCAGATGTGGATCGCCGCCAGAAGTTTCATCTTCGACGTAACTATCCCCGTGTACGGGACCGTCCGGCTGGGATCGCTTCAGCTCTTGCAAGTGAACGCGATTCACGTCACCTTCGCACTCGTGCTCGCGTTCTTGCTCTTTCCGGCAAGTCGCGGCAACGGACCCATAACCCGCCGACTCGGTCGAATCGAACCGGCCGTCCGTGACCGACTGGGACCCGACCACGCGCTGAGTACGGTGGTCTCGAAACTGGCCGCCTTCGGCCGGTGGGCCGCGCTCGACCCCAATATGAACCGGGTAACGCCGATCGACGTGGTCATGATCGTGCTCGCGATTTTGCCCGCCCACTACATCGTTACCCAGTGGGAGGAGATCCGGTCGATCGCGCTCTTTCGGTTCGAGGATACACAGGGAATTCACGACGTGTTGCCCTTCCTCGAGCCCCCGGTGATGGCCATCGCCTGGCTCGGAATTCCGGTCGACGAGGCCTCCTATGCGTTCTGGCTGGGCGTTCTCGGGCTATTGCTCGTCCTCGAGGCAACGCGACGGGCGCTTGGCATCTTGCTCATGAGCCTGGTCGGGATGTTCATCGTGTACGCCCGATGGGGGTATCTCGTGCCTCGGGATTCAGCGCTCGGGCCGCTCGCCATCCAGCCCGAAAACTGGGAAAATATCGTCTACAATCTCTGGTACACCGTCGAGGCCGGGGTGTTCTCCACGCCAGTGACCGTCAGCGTTCGGTTCATCTACATCTTCATTCTCTTCGGCGCGTTCCTCGAGATGAGCGGCGCTGGCAAGTGGTTCATCGATCTCGCATACTCGCTGACGGGAACCCGAAAGGGCGGCCCGGCGAAAGCCAGCGTCGTCTCGAGTGGCTTCATGGGGATGCTCTCGGGGTCTTCAATCGCGAACACGGTGACGACGGGCGCGTTTACCATTCCGCTGATGAAGCGCTCGGGGTACTCACCCGAGTTCTCGGGAGCCGTCGAATCGTCTTCCTCGTCCGGTGGCCAAATGCTCCCGCCCGTGATGGGGGCTGCCGCGTTCCTGATCGTCGAGTTCACCGGCACGCCGTACGCCGACGTGATCATCGCCGCAACCTTGCCCGCAGTTGCATTCTTTTTCGGCATGTGGGTCATGGTCCACTTCGAAGCCGTTCGTGGAGGCATCGGCGGCCTTCCCCGGTCGGAACTCCCCGATCCACGGTCGAAGTTGCGCACGGGCTGGTTCTACCTGGTTCCAGTCGTCCTCCTGCTTTATTTCCTCGTCATCGCCCGATTTTCGATCAATCGTGCTGGCTGGTTCACCATCGTCGCCGTCGTCGCGCTCATCGCGTTCGTCGCTGCTTACGACGAGCGCTCTCGAGGCCCGATGATCGGCACGATTATCCTCCTCTTTCTCTTGCAGGCAGCCAGCTACACCGTCGTCGGCGGCGGTGTAACCGATGCGATTCTGGTGGGACTCGGCCTCGAGAGCGCGGGCGAACCGCGCGGTATCGAATCGGCCCTGATCGCGGCGGCGAGCGGTCTCGGCACCATCGTCATCATCGTGAGTTTGGCCTTCTTGCTCGCCCGGCCCCGAACCGAAGCACCACTGCTCGAACTCGACGACGCCGTCGACGATTCAGCCAAGCGGATGGCTAATAAGATGGGGCGGCCGGCGCTTGCCGGCAACCGTGCCTACCGGTTCAGCGCGTTCGTTCTGAAGTCGATGGACTCGGGCGCCAGAACGGCCACCACGGTCGTCATCGCCGTCGCGGCCGCGGGCGTGATTCCCGGCGTCATCAGCGTCTCCGGGCTCGGACCGAACCTCGCTGCCCTCATCGATGCGGTCAGCGGCGGGTCGATGCTGGCGCTGCTGGTGTTGACCGGTGTCGCTTCGATTATCTTCGGGATGGGGATGCCAACCACCGCGATGTATATCATCCTGATCGCCATGCTCGGCGGCCCCATCGAGGCTGCAGGCATCGCTATTCTGGCGGCTCACCTGTACGTACTGTACTTCGGGCTGATGGCCGACGTGACACCGCCCGTTGCCGTCGCGGCCTTCGCCGGTGCCGGCGTCGCTAAAGCGGACGAGTTCGGGACGGCGATAATAGCGTTCTTGCTCTCGCTCAACAAGGTCCTGGTTCCCTTCGCGTTCGTCTTCTCGCCGGGCATCATGTTCTTGCGACAACGCAACGGGGAATGGGAGGTCATCGGCTGGACCGACGTATTCGATCTCGGGTTTTTCATTCCCGAGGTAGTCATTCCCGTCGTCTCCATGTTCCTTGGCGTGTACGCACTCGGTGTGACGATTATCGGCTATCAGTACGCCAGCGTGAAACGGCTCAACCGGGCCCTGTACGCCGTTGCCTCCCTGCTGTTGATGGTGCCCGAAATCCCGCTGTTACTTGCCGAAGGGGTGTTTACGCTCGCAGGCGTCCCCTCCGACCTGCTCATCTTCTCGATCACCGGGACGCTCAGAGCCGTCGGGCTCGTCATGCTCGTCGTACTCTCACAGCGGAACAGATCGCGCGGGATGACGCTCGAGCAAACCCCCACACCAGAAAAAGACGAGCGGGCCACAGAGGACTGATTCAATCGTCTTCGGCGACCATCGAAGGGCGGCCCATGGCCTCGAAGCCGTGCTCGAGGTCGGCTAACAGGTCCTCGGTCCCTTCGACGCCCACCGACACTCGAATCAGGGTGTCGGAAATACCGAGCAATTCCCGTTCCTCTGGAGATAGTGGTTCGTGAGTCATCCCTGCCGGGAGTTCGATCAGGCTCTCGACCCCGCCGACACTGACGGCGAGGGTGAACTCCTCGAGCGCCTCGAGGAAGCGTTTTGCGTCGGCGAGTTCGCCTGCGAGTTCGAACGAGAGGATGCCGCCGTAGCCGTCCATCTGCTCGCTCGCGAGGTCGTGTTGTGGGTGACTCTCGAGACCGGGGTAATGGACGGCCGTGACTTCCTCGCGGTCCTCGAGGAACTCCGCGACGGCCATCGCGTTGCGTTCGTGCTGGCGCATCCGTAGCGGGAGGGTCTTGAGTCCCCGAAGGACGAGGTAGCTGTCGAACGGCGCGAGCATATCGCCGACGCCGACTTGCTGCTGGAAACGCAGTTCCTCGGCCAGCGCGTCGTCGTTCGTGATGACCGCGCCGCCGACCGAATCGGAGTGTCCATTCAGGTATTTCGTGGTGCTGTGAGCGACGACGTCCGCACCTAACTCGAGCGGGCGCTGGAAGTACGAACTGGCGAACGTGTTGTCGACGCCGAAAGTCGCGTCGTAGCTGTCGGCAATCGCTGCAATCGCTTCGACGTCACAGAGCGCAATCGTCGGGTTCGTCGGCGTCTCCATCCAGACGAACTCGGTGTCCTCGGTGACGGCGGCCTCCACCGCGTCGGTGTCTGTTGCATCAACGAACGTCACCTCGAGACCCAGTCGTCCCTCGAACACGGCCTCGAGCATCCGTCTGGTTCCCGCGTACAGGTCGTCGAACGCGACGATGTGGTCGCCGGGTTCGACAGACGAGAGAATCGTCGTGAAGATGGCTGCAGTGCCCGAGGAAAACGCCATGGCGTGTTCGCCGCCCTCGAGGCTCGCCAGTCGTTTTTCCAGGGCGTGTCTGGTCGGATTCGACAATCGCGAGTAGACGAACTCGCCGGCATCGGGGTCGATGTCTTCGAGGCTCATCTCCGTGTCCAGGCCCGGAAGTGCGAACGTCGAAGAGAGATGGATCGGCGACACGACGTCGCCGGCCTCGCTGCCGGTCCGGAACGGTTCTTCACCCTCCGTCACGGCGAGGGTCTCGAGCAGTGAGCCGCGATCTGATTCCATAGCTGACTGACCGACGGCTGGATAGGAAAACGTTCGGATTTTACAGTAATATTCGCCGTAATCAGTTATTATCGGCAAGTATTTCTTCAAATCAGTGTACCGATTCACGAAAACGGGCTGACAGCTGACGCGGAACAAAACCGGATTCAAATCCGCTCAATGGCCGCTCGACCGCTCGTTGCACTCTGGATTCGGTCACGGAGCGCGGCGACATCGGCCACCGGGACGCGAACGAAGAACTGCACGTCCGCGGTGTACTCGGCTTCGAACTCGAGCCCCTCGCTCTCGATGATGCCACGGACCGTTCCCGAATCGTCGTACTCGAGGGTGATCGACAGCCGCTCGTGGGGTCGCTCTTCGACGACGCCGGCAGCGTCGACGGCGTCTTTGACCGCTCTGGAGTACGCCCGCACGAGACCACCCACCCCGAGGTTCGTCCCCCCGTAGTAACGGGTGACGACGACGGCGACGTTCTCGATGTCGCGCTGTGTCAGGACGTTCAGTGCCGGCTTCCCCGCCGAGCCGGTGGGCTCGCCGTCGTCGCTCGAGTACTCGCGAAGGAGGCCCTCGGTGTCCGCGCGGACGCGATAGGCCGGAACGTTGTGCGTGGCATCGTCGTACTCGGTTTCGACGGACTCGACGAACGACTCCGCCCCTTCGACTGACTCGACGGGGCGAACGTGACCGATGAACTCCGAGCCTTGTACGACGAAGCTGGCGGTGGCCGCCGATTCGACGGTCCGGTAGGTCGCCGACTCGTCGGTCACGGGCGATCACCGGCCACCGAAACGGACCCCCGACACTCGCCAGGCGAGTCACGAACGGGCTCGAGTGATACCACCAGCTGGCGCATACAGTGGCTTTCGGAGGTGGAGAAAAGATACTGTTGGTCGGCGACTCGCTCGCGCTCACCGACAGATCGTGACGGGGACGTTCGATTTATCGACGACGCTTTTGGCGACGCTACCAACAAGTCGCTGGCGTTCACTCGAGAGGCCGCGATGGCCGACGTAGATCGCGTCGGCACCCACGTCGTCGGCGTGGTCGGTGATGGCGTTGGCCGGATGGCCAGCTAGCAGGGTCGTCTCGATCTCGAGTATCGTATCGTGTGCCTCGAGGACATCCTCGATTAATCCGGTCGCATTCTCGAGTGTTTGCTCGCCATACTCGACGGCCCTGTCACCGCCGGGCATGACGATCTCGCCGTCGATCAGTTCGGTCTGTGGAGTCAACACGTGGACGACCTCGAGGCCTGCGTCGAGGGCGATAGCCTGGTGGGCGCCGTAGCGGATGGCCTCTTCGCTCTCGTCTGACCCATCGGTTGCAACGATGTAGTGCATACCTGAAGAGTGGTCTCGAGCGATACTAATCGGTGCTCGCTGTTCCCGGAGGTTGGGAACGTCACCTGTTTTGAAGACGTGACGGGCCAGTCGATAGAAAAGATACGCAGTTTATATCCCGATCGAACGTGCCGAAAATCGGTTCTCTTCGGTGGTGAAACAGGTTACTTGCGTGTAAGTGACGACTTTCCTGCAAGTAAGTGCAAAGGTGACTCACGGGTAACCGTTAGCGTACCTGAAAGTAAGCAGGTGCTGACGGTGATGTTCGAGGATAGGAGGTTCTCTGTTATGAATGCAAAATTGACATTACTAATAAACGAAGAAGACTATATTATTTACAAATGTCTTTTGAGCCTTCTTAGTGGTGTGTGACTGAGATATTAAACAAATAGCGATACAATATGTTCTTTACATTTGTACTTTTTTGTTCATTGAACGCCAGTCTCGAGGACGCTTCTGGAGAGCGTCTAAATTAGGGTTAGGTTGACATTAACGCGACTATTGCTTTTTCTGGCCATACCTGAACACTGACTATGCTATGTTGGTCCCTGACCGGTCAACGTTCAATCGATGAACAGTAGGATATACTTAATGTTTCTGGCCAGTGCCAACTGTTTGTTGGGTGGCAACATCTACTGGGGTATGCGCTAACTACCAGGGGGGAGATCTTGCCGTCGATGCCCACACAGAAGGGGGAAACACGATGAAAACTAGCCTTCAACACGACATAAAGGGGGGAATAGGCATCCATAAACGGGATGAACCGAGAAGGATATCGCGGAGCGATATCTTCGACATACTTAGTAATTATCGTCGCGTTTGCGTCATTCAGTACTTACAGAACGTGGATAAAGAGATAGTCGAACTACGAGACGTCGTCGATTACGTTACCGACCAGGAGACGTCCGACTCACCGGAAGAGAGTAATTACAGCAACCGAAAGAGCGTCTATACGGCGTTACGGCAGACCCATCTACCGAAACTCGACGACCTCGATATCATCGACTACGACAAGGCTCGAGGTGAGATGCGCCTCACGCCCCGTGCCGAGCAGGTACGAATGTACCTCGAGTACGTGCCGGAGAACGACATTCCCTGGCACGTCCACTACCTCGGCCTGACCGCACTGAGCGGCCTGTTGGTACTGACGACTCATCTCGGACTCTATCCGTTCAGTATCGGATGGGGAACGCTCACGGGAATTCTGGTACTGATGTTCGGCGTCTCGTCGATTGTTCACACATACCAGTCGCGACGGTCTCGATTGCGAGATATGGACTTCGCTCCGCTGACCGAGTAGTCCGATCACCAGCGGCCCGAAACTCCGTTTTTTGTCCCAACGACTAACAGATAGAGTAGCAGTTGAAACGATTCGCACACCTATCGCGATGCCGTCATGCGATAGGATATGGAATGACTTCCAATTGCTACTATAGTTCCCACCTCCCAGCGCCAGCGGTGCCGTTCGGTGATTCGTCGCCAGTATGAAAACCGCCGAAATCCGTCTCTCGATTAGTATCTCGAGCGTCGGATCAGCCAGATCGTCCCGAGACTGGTCGATATCGCCACGAAAACCGCGGTAACCCGTATCGGGCCGAACGCGCCGGCCTCATCGATTAGTTCTCCCGACCCGTCGATATCGTGGTTCGTCTCCGCCTCTCCAGCGTTTTCAGTTCCGCTATCTTCGGCACTGGTGGCACTCGAAGAATCGGTGTGTGCCGTGTCGTCCGCGTTTCCGACGACCAACGTTACCGGGTCGGCGTTACCGACTCGAAGTTCGTATTCGCCTGGTTCGTCTATCGTGTGCTCGAACGTCTCCGTTACCGCTTCATCGGCGTCAGCGCTCGCCGTCATGGTCCCGATCGGGTCGCCGTCAACCATCACCGCCATCTCGTCGGTACCGCTCGCTAGACCGAGGTTCTCGATTGTCGCCCTAACGGTGAATTCTTCACCAGGCGTGACCGTCGCAGGTTTGACCGACAGCTCGGTCACGTCCAATACGGCGGTTTCCACCGCCAGCACGTGTCTCGAGGACGTATCGACCCTCGCCTCGACGAAGATGGTCTCCGGCGTTTCGTCCACGACAGTCGTTTCAGTCACCGTCCAGTTCTCGCGCTCTCCATCATCGCTATAGACGGTGATTTGGGTCGGATCCACCCCGGATTTCGCGAACCACGACCTATCGACTGCGAACCGATACTCGAGGTCTCGGATCGCTTTGCCCTCATCCACGTCTTCGACGGCGTACGCACCGATTCCGACGGCACCCGAAGGCAATCGCTCGACGAGTCCATCGCGCCTGGCCGTCTCTGCGTCAATCGTAAACGATGGATGGCCACGATCGTCGAAACGCACGGTGAATTCCTCGAGCGAGGCGTTCGGTCCGATACGGAACCGCTCTGCGTCGCCGGTGAGTTCGATGTGGGATCTGGCGTATTCGATCGTCACTTCCCGCGTCGTGTTATCGGGTGCCAGAACCTCGATGGTAGCGTCCGGATACGGAACGTACAGCGCGTCGGTCGGAGGCGTCGTCCTAACGGCGAACGAGGCGGTCAACTGATCGCCCGCGGAGAGGTCGTCATCCTCTACCGAAAATCCGACGCTGACGCGCTCATCAGGAGTGAGTACGATCGCGTTTTTCTCGTCGGTGATCGACCCTGATTCGGTGTGAAAATCCAGGCGTTCGTCGTCGGTTTCGATCCAGAGCGCCGTCGATTCTGATCCAGTGTACTCGAGAACGAGTACGTCGTCGATCCCCGTGAGCGCTGCGGGTGGAACGCCATCGCCTGCCACGTTCGGATTCTCCCCGGTCAGATCGATTGCCAGTCGGTCGTACTCGTCGATCACGACGTAGTCACCGTTTGGACCCGTTCCGGGAAGAGCGATGACGTCGTCGACTGATTCGAGTGCATCAACCTGTCGGTCATCTTCGCTCCCGACCGAGACGGTATCGGTTTCCTCGAGCGGGATGACCCCCGCAGTCGTCGCTCCGATACCGGCGGCCAAAAGAACGGTAGCTAGCAGCAACCCGGTGATTCGTTTCATCTGACCACACCCCGTGGCCGGCGTTCCATCCGTAGCAGCCATCTATTTTTTTGCATTGGCCCCCCGTGACGTGTGGTGAACGGGATGTTCACCCCCCGTTCTCGAATCAGTCACTCGGGCAGTATGGTAATAGTCACGTTGGGACATCTCAACCGATGATCGGGGGTGAACAACGTCAGTATGTACGCCCCGCTTGTAGGATCGTTGTAGTCTCGTATCATCGAGTGCCGACCCCCCTTTCGAGTGCTCGGCGGTACTCTGTTACAGCCTTCGCTCTCAACCGGTGGCCGATAGCGGTGTGGTCCACGTCCGTTCTATGAACCTTCGACTGGCGGGATAAGGGCAATCAGCCACGGTTCGGGAGGTGTTGGTGACGGGTATCGCCTCGAGAGACTCACTCTATACGAAAGTGATCTTCCATCCCTTCTTGCGAGTAGCAACCGAATTCAGTGTCAAAAGAGGGATCGACTCCACGGGAAGTGAATGCGACGCGATCCGGTGAGACGAATCGCTCTCGAAGCATTCGGTCACGATGTCAATCGTGATGGTGATGGTGGTGGTGGTTGGTAGCTGGTTGGTGATGGCTTCGGATCGCTGTTTCCCAGTGGTCCGTTCTCATGCGGTCAGTCAGTTTCCCCCGAGAAGATGAATAGCCCCCATCATTATGGTAATACTCCCGTTGTTGTGATGAACGCCGCATCCCAACATATCGATACAGCACCTACTCTGTGGCGAGCGAGACTTGCGACCGAATGTGGTTCGACAGCCGAGTCTCGTTTATCATCTACACCTTCACAATGGCTTTTTTCGATACGTTCGTCTCTTCAACTTTGGCGGTACCCGGCTCACGAATCGTAGCCGGTAGGGGGGACCTGGGCCGACTACGCCCCCACAGTGATGGTATTGTAGCGCCATCACGTTGGTGATTTGGGGATACCCCACCGCTACCCGCTCGCGGTGGATACTGGATCCCCGATCCACCAGCCGAACCGAGCACTTATTGTTATGGGGAAGTTGTACGGATACAATCGCTCGTAGCACAGCTATTTGAAATACACTCACACCTGTTCGCTCGAGTTGTCAGCGGGTTTTGCTCGACACCCATTCCAGGCGTCTAGATTCTGGACTCGATGGGGGCGATACTGGCCGTTCATATGCTACTCGTCGTGCGGTACCGGTGAGTACGTGCTCGACTTCGCAGCCACAGTAAAGGGAGACAACCGTTCCTTTCGATCTGCGTCTGGACTGATCGCTTGGTGAGCAGCGAATACGAGAGCCTGGTTCTCGAGGAACAACCTCTCTATACCTTTGTAGGACGAACGACAACGGAGCGCCTGATGGTTACACCAGCGCGAACGATTGACAGCCTTCGAGTCGCTGAGTACACCGGCGCGAACAGATGTATCCCGTGCACGATCGTCAACGCAATCATTGCGACGGCTACTGCCGCTGCGATCGCCGTCCTGTGGCTTCCGGCGGGTTTCATCGCCCTCTTGGCGTTCGCCGTCGTCATTTACCTGCGTGGTTATCTCGTTCCGGGGACACCGACACTCACCGCTCGATACCTCCCTGAACGGGTTCTCGATCGCTTCGATAAGTCGAAAGAACACGCCGATCTCAAAACCGCCGAGGACGATAGCACCGCGCTCCGGACGAACGGTGGTTCGGAGCCGTTCGACACCGAGGTACGGTTACGAACGGCCGAAATCGTCGAGGAAGAACAACACGGCGACGACCTCCGACTCACTCGCAATTTTCGAGAAGCGTGGTGGCGGCGGATCAGAGAGCTTCGAGACGGGGACGAAGCGAGCGAGCGACTTGCCGCGGTACTCGAGGTATCGCCTGAACATCTCACCACCGAATCCGGCGAACGGTTCGTGGTCTCGTTCGACGGCGATCCAATCGGACAATGGCCATCAGACGCCGCCTTTTATGCCGACCTCGCCGTCGAACCGTGCCTTCGCGAGCGGATTACTGCCTGGGGCGAACTCGGAGACCGTAACCGAACCGAACTGATCGCCGGACTCCGGGCGTTTCTCGAGGCGTGTCCCACCTGTGAGGCAGATCTCGACACCGTCGAAAGTGCTCGACGGTCGTGTTGCTCGAGCGATGTGGTGCGGGTGAACGTCGACTGCACCGTGTGTGGGGCCCGCGTGTTCAACGGCTCGTATCGGTGAGTGTGGCTGATCTCTTCCTAGTGAGTTAGATAGAGCGACTCTCGTCGCCGAATCGGTTGACCCTCGTTTTCCAGTTTCTGACGGCGTGCAGAGTTTTAGGGACTCCCCGATGGCCGCGACGGCACAACTTGAACTGGCGGTATCGATACCCTGTAACGACGGATGGATGAACTACGTCACCGCAACCGGCAGCGTTCTCGAGTCGCACCTCGGATCGACGCAGGTACATCCAATCGCCAAGAAACCTGTTGCTGTCAGTCGTCGTTCGTCCAATCTAACGTTGATCCATCGCTACCGCGTATTGTTCCTGGCGGAAGTCACACCCGAAACGAAGAGGGGAGCGACCAAACCGGAACGATCGCTGAACCGTCACTGGGGTTTATATTCGTTATGGCCGATCGTTGCTCCATGTCTTGGGGGAGACTCGATCGCGTCCGATCCGTCATTGGATACGGCGATTCGACTGATGGGGAATCGACGACAGTTACGGGGAACGCAACTGACACGACCACGATTGAAGAGCCGATTCCGAACCGGAACAGTGAGGAAAGAGCGCTCGAGGAACTCGAGCCGGCTGATAGTACCCTTGAATCACTCTTGGGTGATCTATCGGACGTATCACCTGACTCCGCGGGGGAGACGGAACCAACCACGTCGAGCAGTAAGGATGTGGAACTCGAAGAGCTCGATGAAGCGTTCGGCGCCCTCGAGTCGATGGCCGAAAACGAAGGGAGGACATACTCAAGTGATCAGTTCGGGGTCCGGGCTGGGGATACTCGATTCGAGTGGGTCGATCCGGCCGATCTCGTTCCCGTCGACGGCGAGTGATTCTCGAAGCGTCCGGACCGATTATGAACGGCTGTAGTACGTCCGCAGCCAATACCACCTAGCGATATCGGTCACCGACCTCGTTCACTGAACAGCCGATCTCGTGAACGAGGTGTCTCCAGCGAGTACTTTCATCGTGGCGGTCGACCGTCGTGTGGGTGCCATTCTTCCATACGGTTTACTGTCGTTTCTTCCCGGTAATTGACCTATCGAGTCGCAGTAACCGGTAAAAAGTTACAGTAGACTGTATCAGCTTTTTCCACACTTCTCCACGTCGAGGTGGACGCCGTAGTAGGGATAGTTCTCTACGGAGATCTTCGCTTTGCCACCTTTGTACGTCGAGAACTGTCCGGGTGCTGGATTCCCGGACGGGGGTTCGTCATATCCCTGGATCTTCACCGGTTCTTCGACGTCCTGTAACGACCAGCCGTCGTGGAGATCGATAGTGATCTCCACGTGGCCATCATCCTTGCTGAACGTGACCACCCCTGCCTCCATGTGTTGCCCGGCGACGAGATCGTATGCCATCCCGTCCTCCCACAGCGTATACGTCGCCCAGTTCCCTCTTCCCTCCGGATTGTACGGTTCGCCGTCGCTCCAAGCAGTTTCTGAGTCACAGGGACATGCACACTCCACGTCGATGGCGTCGGCGTCGGTCCGATGGGCTTCGACGGCGAGGTCGGTCCCGTCGACGTTGATTTCGAAGCCGACGCGACTCGTGACGTCCTCGTTGCATGCTATCACCGCCGTTACTTCGCCCTGTTCGCCGACGCCGATCGGCGTATCGGGTAGCTCGATAGCTTCGACGTCTAGGTCGTCGGCGTCGATAAGCTCGAACCCCATTTCGTCGATGGCGGCCTTCAACCGGTTCGTGACCGTGAGCAGCGTCACTGTTCCAGCACAATCGACGATCTCGACCGTCGGATACTCGAGTCGAAGATAGGCGTCATCGTCACCCACGACTTCTATGTGCACGTTCCGATGACCGTCGACCCTCGAGAACGCACCGCTCCCGAGGAGTGCACTCCCACCGATGCTCGCTGTCGCCGTTCCGAGTATGAATCTCCGTCGTTTCATGTCCCCCTCCACGGTTTCCCCAACCGATTTGAGACCGCTTCTCCCTCGAGGTACTTGACCATAAACTCGTAGTAAACGTACAACCGGGCGTTGAATGCGGTCACTTCGGGGCAACGTCAGTATGGTATCGAGGGAGACCGGAAACGTCCCTCTCGAGTGAACGATTTCGTTCGAATTACCTCGATCGAACTCGGGGTATTTGCTCGAACCGACTCGGTGAATTACGTG comes from the Natronosalvus amylolyticus genome and includes:
- a CDS encoding DUF1850 domain-containing protein is translated as MFTRRPARLGAAVIVTVSFVAVASFVAVSAFGAASSVPFDTSAIETESQPGEGGETEPAYTLVVADAETGETLLEAPVEDGDTVTLAYTHSVEKTPVEDVYVVDGTTLQMTEMRFRSHGAGLPSDESVERDGEWFVVDRNDRYETVRVAPGAIAGHELVLESDQHGDEQDDGKRYDLVEHSDGQVTLTVRANAQTDSTSSESTDGEKTG
- a CDS encoding TRAP transporter permease translates to MSVDTGGTDELSEAEQEQILQEVERRRTLTGRLAMLVALIGISFSAFQMWIAARSFIFDVTIPVYGTVRLGSLQLLQVNAIHVTFALVLAFLLFPASRGNGPITRRLGRIEPAVRDRLGPDHALSTVVSKLAAFGRWAALDPNMNRVTPIDVVMIVLAILPAHYIVTQWEEIRSIALFRFEDTQGIHDVLPFLEPPVMAIAWLGIPVDEASYAFWLGVLGLLLVLEATRRALGILLMSLVGMFIVYARWGYLVPRDSALGPLAIQPENWENIVYNLWYTVEAGVFSTPVTVSVRFIYIFILFGAFLEMSGAGKWFIDLAYSLTGTRKGGPAKASVVSSGFMGMLSGSSIANTVTTGAFTIPLMKRSGYSPEFSGAVESSSSSGGQMLPPVMGAAAFLIVEFTGTPYADVIIAATLPAVAFFFGMWVMVHFEAVRGGIGGLPRSELPDPRSKLRTGWFYLVPVVLLLYFLVIARFSINRAGWFTIVAVVALIAFVAAYDERSRGPMIGTIILLFLLQAASYTVVGGGVTDAILVGLGLESAGEPRGIESALIAAASGLGTIVIIVSLAFLLARPRTEAPLLELDDAVDDSAKRMANKMGRPALAGNRAYRFSAFVLKSMDSGARTATTVVIAVAAAGVIPGVISVSGLGPNLAALIDAVSGGSMLALLVLTGVASIIFGMGMPTTAMYIILIAMLGGPIEAAGIAILAAHLYVLYFGLMADVTPPVAVAAFAGAGVAKADEFGTAIIAFLLSLNKVLVPFAFVFSPGIMFLRQRNGEWEVIGWTDVFDLGFFIPEVVIPVVSMFLGVYALGVTIIGYQYASVKRLNRALYAVASLLLMVPEIPLLLAEGVFTLAGVPSDLLIFSITGTLRAVGLVMLVVLSQRNRSRGMTLEQTPTPEKDERATED
- a CDS encoding trans-sulfuration enzyme family protein translates to MESDRGSLLETLAVTEGEEPFRTGSEAGDVVSPIHLSSTFALPGLDTEMSLEDIDPDAGEFVYSRLSNPTRHALEKRLASLEGGEHAMAFSSGTAAIFTTILSSVEPGDHIVAFDDLYAGTRRMLEAVFEGRLGLEVTFVDATDTDAVEAAVTEDTEFVWMETPTNPTIALCDVEAIAAIADSYDATFGVDNTFASSYFQRPLELGADVVAHSTTKYLNGHSDSVGGAVITNDDALAEELRFQQQVGVGDMLAPFDSYLVLRGLKTLPLRMRQHERNAMAVAEFLEDREEVTAVHYPGLESHPQHDLASEQMDGYGGILSFELAGELADAKRFLEALEEFTLAVSVGGVESLIELPAGMTHEPLSPEERELLGISDTLIRVSVGVEGTEDLLADLEHGFEAMGRPSMVAEDD
- a CDS encoding IMPACT family protein — encoded protein: MTDESATYRTVESAATASFVVQGSEFIGHVRPVESVEGAESFVESVETEYDDATHNVPAYRVRADTEGLLREYSSDDGEPTGSAGKPALNVLTQRDIENVAVVVTRYYGGTNLGVGGLVRAYSRAVKDAVDAAGVVEERPHERLSITLEYDDSGTVRGIIESEGLEFEAEYTADVQFFVRVPVADVAALRDRIQSATSGRAAIERI
- a CDS encoding universal stress protein, with protein sequence MHYIVATDGSDESEEAIRYGAHQAIALDAGLEVVHVLTPQTELIDGEIVMPGGDRAVEYGEQTLENATGLIEDVLEAHDTILEIETTLLAGHPANAITDHADDVGADAIYVGHRGLSSERQRLVGSVAKSVVDKSNVPVTICR
- a CDS encoding DUF7344 domain-containing protein: MKTSLQHDIKGGIGIHKRDEPRRISRSDIFDILSNYRRVCVIQYLQNVDKEIVELRDVVDYVTDQETSDSPEESNYSNRKSVYTALRQTHLPKLDDLDIIDYDKARGEMRLTPRAEQVRMYLEYVPENDIPWHVHYLGLTALSGLLVLTTHLGLYPFSIGWGTLTGILVLMFGVSSIVHTYQSRRSRLRDMDFAPLTE
- a CDS encoding CARDB domain-containing protein; the protein is MKRITGLLLATVLLAAGIGATTAGVIPLEETDTVSVGSEDDRQVDALESVDDVIALPGTGPNGDYVVIDEYDRLAIDLTGENPNVAGDGVPPAALTGIDDVLVLEYTGSESTALWIETDDERLDFHTESGSITDEKNAIVLTPDERVSVGFSVEDDDLSAGDQLTASFAVRTTPPTDALYVPYPDATIEVLAPDNTTREVTIEYARSHIELTGDAERFRIGPNASLEEFTVRFDDRGHPSFTIDAETARRDGLVERLPSGAVGIGAYAVEDVDEGKAIRDLEYRFAVDRSWFAKSGVDPTQITVYSDDGERENWTVTETTVVDETPETIFVEARVDTSSRHVLAVETAVLDVTELSVKPATVTPGEEFTVRATIENLGLASGTDEMAVMVDGDPIGTMTASADADEAVTETFEHTIDEPGEYELRVGNADPVTLVVGNADDTAHTDSSSATSAEDSGTENAGEAETNHDIDGSGELIDEAGAFGPIRVTAVFVAISTSLGTIWLIRRSRY